The following proteins are encoded in a genomic region of Elusimicrobiota bacterium:
- a CDS encoding transglycosylase SLT domain-containing protein, whose amino-acid sequence MKTYMLLAAMILAPFGASAAVPVNENARAAFIAEIEATRAALLPQTVPLPQVTVRFTPRLNDLKAAAAAAKDPAQLEKAKKDFGDWKAVLLRSLYGEAPRFAAGASSFEKFSAAKASEIDFVLALRQQLSAQRVESQVKAVRSASLRPQASWGFAFDNSRAVPGSFAAPANDGAVLAEPPLPANDPARYDKIRSLLRSQGVSPKIIDTAIAEGRRQKVDPMIVLSVINQESNFRRNARNSGSGATGLMQLMPETAADMGVRGSLYDPAANIKAGVKYLNWIANSFFKMNLDMSDLSKVPAEKLKMVLASYNWGIGNVQRTVRKYGAAALDRVAPKETRNYIKEIPSRIYDWFASF is encoded by the coding sequence CAACGAGAACGCCCGTGCCGCATTCATCGCGGAGATCGAGGCGACCCGCGCCGCCCTCCTGCCCCAGACCGTGCCCCTTCCGCAGGTGACCGTGCGCTTCACGCCCCGTCTCAACGACCTCAAGGCGGCGGCGGCCGCCGCCAAGGACCCGGCCCAGCTCGAGAAGGCCAAGAAGGATTTCGGCGACTGGAAGGCCGTCCTGCTGCGCAGCCTGTACGGCGAGGCCCCGCGCTTCGCCGCCGGCGCGTCGTCGTTCGAGAAGTTCTCCGCCGCCAAGGCCTCGGAGATCGATTTCGTGCTGGCCCTGCGCCAACAGCTCTCCGCGCAGCGCGTCGAGTCCCAGGTGAAGGCGGTTCGCTCGGCCAGCCTGAGGCCGCAGGCTTCGTGGGGCTTCGCGTTCGACAACTCCCGCGCCGTCCCCGGCTCCTTCGCCGCGCCGGCCAACGACGGCGCCGTCCTCGCCGAGCCGCCGCTGCCCGCCAACGATCCCGCCCGCTACGACAAGATCCGCTCCTTGCTCCGGTCGCAGGGCGTCAGCCCCAAGATCATCGACACCGCCATCGCCGAGGGCCGGCGCCAGAAGGTTGACCCGATGATCGTCCTGTCCGTCATCAACCAGGAATCCAACTTCCGCAGGAACGCGCGCAATAGCGGGTCCGGCGCCACGGGCCTGATGCAGCTCATGCCCGAGACCGCCGCCGACATGGGCGTGCGCGGCAGCCTCTACGATCCCGCCGCGAACATCAAGGCCGGCGTGAAGTACCTGAACTGGATCGCGAACTCCTTCTTCAAGATGAACCTGGACATGTCCGACCTGTCCAAGGTCCCCGCCGAGAAGCTCAAGATGGTGCTCGCCTCCTACAACTGGGGCATCGGCAACGTCCAGCGGACCGTGCGCAAGTACGGCGCCGCGGCCCTCGACCGCGTGGCCCCGAAGGAGACGCGCAACTACATCAAGGAGATCCCCTCGCGGATCTACGACTGGTTCGCGTCCTTCTAG